A portion of the Gemmatimonadota bacterium genome contains these proteins:
- a CDS encoding cytochrome c3 family protein codes for MAKGPMNTGHEELACQDCHLAVEGTAAQQFSANVHYWLGLRASTIGFGSRDVDNAACLDCHERPEDRHPVSRFLEPRFADQRQALAPHECASCHNEHRGVRITQATIGYCSHCHQDTSLEEDPITPTHEALVRQAGWNTCLRCHDFHGNYVWSTPVNLEEALPESRVWDYFSGGPSPYGEVKYVESSPGRGKTE; via the coding sequence GTGGCCAAGGGACCTATGAACACGGGCCACGAGGAGTTGGCCTGTCAGGATTGCCACCTGGCTGTCGAAGGCACCGCCGCACAACAGTTCAGCGCGAACGTGCATTACTGGCTCGGACTGCGGGCATCCACGATCGGCTTCGGCTCCCGGGATGTGGACAATGCCGCCTGTCTTGACTGCCACGAGCGCCCGGAAGACCGGCATCCCGTCTCCCGGTTCCTGGAACCTCGCTTCGCCGACCAAAGACAGGCGCTGGCCCCACACGAGTGTGCCAGTTGCCACAACGAACATCGCGGGGTGCGGATTACGCAGGCTACCATCGGATACTGCAGCCACTGCCACCAGGACACCAGCCTGGAGGAGGATCCCATTACCCCCACCCATGAGGCGCTGGTTCGGCAGGCCGGTTGGAACACGTGCTTGCGGTGTCACGATTTCCACGGCAACTACGTCTGGTCCACCCCGGTAAACCTTGAAGAGGCCTTGCCCGAATCACGTGTCTGGGATTACTTCAGTGGTGGACCTTCGCCGTACGGAGAGGTGAAGTACGTGGAGTCCTCCCCAGGCAGAGGAAAGACCGAATAG
- a CDS encoding ABC transporter substrate-binding protein encodes RISAQNQTITVVSFGGAYSRACEKGYHERFEAETGIKINFEDYNGGLAQIRAQVDVGNVYWDVVDLNVAELVRGCDEGLLVPISIDDLSPGADGTPAADDFVEGTTSECGVTTLFFSTVIAYNDERIGDVKPSMVNDFFDLEKFPGRRGMRRIPRVNLEFALMADGVPLDNVYATLDTEAGVARAFRKLDTIKEHIVWWETGAQPPQLLADGEVVMTTAYNGRIFNAQVLEDQPFVIVWDGQVLDTSGFGIVEGTRNLEAALRFFDFAATAESMAGLARYIAYSPTRRSAMPLISTHAETGVDMRPHMPTTPENAARALHNDWEWWSDNGEEMNERFSTWLAR; translated from the coding sequence GCCGGATATCGGCCCAAAACCAGACGATCACCGTCGTCAGCTTCGGCGGCGCCTACTCCCGCGCCTGTGAAAAGGGCTACCACGAACGGTTCGAAGCGGAAACGGGCATCAAGATCAACTTCGAGGACTACAACGGCGGGCTGGCGCAGATACGTGCGCAGGTGGACGTGGGAAACGTCTACTGGGACGTAGTTGATTTGAATGTGGCCGAACTCGTCCGGGGTTGCGATGAAGGATTGCTCGTTCCAATCAGCATCGACGATCTGTCTCCGGGCGCTGATGGCACCCCGGCCGCGGATGACTTCGTTGAGGGTACGACCTCGGAATGCGGCGTGACGACCCTTTTCTTTTCGACGGTTATCGCGTACAACGACGAACGCATCGGGGACGTGAAGCCCTCCATGGTCAACGACTTCTTCGACCTGGAAAAGTTCCCGGGCCGCAGGGGCATGCGGCGAATCCCGCGGGTCAATCTCGAATTCGCGCTGATGGCAGACGGTGTGCCGCTGGATAATGTGTACGCCACGCTGGACACCGAGGCGGGGGTCGCCCGGGCCTTCCGCAAGCTGGATACCATCAAGGAACACATCGTATGGTGGGAGACCGGGGCCCAGCCGCCGCAGTTGCTGGCCGACGGCGAGGTCGTGATGACCACGGCTTACAACGGGCGCATCTTCAACGCCCAGGTGCTGGAGGATCAGCCTTTCGTCATCGTCTGGGACGGCCAGGTCCTGGATACGAGCGGGTTCGGCATCGTCGAAGGCACGCGCAACCTCGAAGCCGCGCTCCGGTTTTTCGACTTCGCCGCCACGGCGGAGTCCATGGCCGGCCTCGCCCGGTACATCGCTTATAGTCCAACGAGGCGTTCCGCCATGCCCCTGATCTCGACCCACGCCGAGACGGGCGTGGACATGAGACCGCACATGCCCACGACTCCGGAGAACGCGGCGCGCGCACTGCACAACGACTGGGAATGGTGGAGCGACAACGGCGAAGAGATGAACGAGCGTTTCAGCACGTGGCTGGCGCGGTGA
- a CDS encoding DUF3365 domain-containing protein, with protein sequence MKTVAAIVATATVMVVLIVVNAPPPDGAGNKDAGPAVPIRTVFTMLEAENDVAREIWANDIVRIGQERGLRFDKDWHDEGLDAGPLPALFLRELAESMRRTRVPLYLFLGSDRPINDANLFIGPQTDHFAALKRTGQPQFFTDPELGFHTAMFSDVAITESCVVCHNEDPDSPKKDWRVGDIMGATTWSYPEGEVGAATALMLLGTLRHGIREAYQHYLDKVATFADPPPVGDRWPADGYYLPSVDTFLSRVEQRASANSVSLLLKAQGLDRPAETGQGLDRPTETGH encoded by the coding sequence GTGAAAACCGTCGCCGCGATCGTCGCGACAGCCACCGTGATGGTCGTACTCATCGTCGTCAACGCACCGCCTCCCGACGGCGCCGGCAACAAGGATGCCGGCCCGGCGGTGCCCATCCGGACCGTTTTCACCATGCTGGAGGCGGAGAACGACGTAGCGCGCGAGATCTGGGCCAATGATATCGTGAGGATCGGACAGGAACGGGGGCTGCGCTTCGACAAGGACTGGCATGACGAGGGGCTGGACGCCGGGCCCCTGCCGGCCCTGTTTCTGCGCGAGTTGGCCGAGAGCATGCGCCGCACCCGGGTGCCCCTCTATCTCTTCCTGGGCTCGGACCGTCCGATCAACGATGCCAACCTGTTCATCGGTCCACAGACGGATCACTTCGCAGCATTGAAACGAACGGGCCAGCCCCAGTTCTTCACAGACCCGGAGTTAGGCTTCCACACCGCCATGTTCTCGGATGTGGCGATCACCGAGTCGTGTGTGGTATGCCATAACGAAGATCCGGACTCGCCAAAGAAAGACTGGCGCGTGGGCGACATCATGGGGGCGACCACGTGGTCCTACCCGGAGGGAGAGGTCGGCGCGGCGACGGCGCTCATGCTGTTGGGCACGTTGCGCCATGGAATCCGCGAGGCGTATCAACACTACCTGGATAAGGTGGCCACCTTTGCCGACCCGCCGCCAGTGGGTGACCGATGGCCTGCCGACGGCTACTATCTGCCATCCGTAGACACTTTCCTTTCCCGGGTGGAGCAACGGGCCTCGGCAAACTCGGTGTCCCTTCTGCTGAAGGCACAAGGCCTGGACAGGCCAGCGGAAACCGGCCAAGGCCTGGACAGGCCAACGGAAACCGGCCATTGA
- a CDS encoding phytanoyl-CoA dioxygenase family protein → MPLAMTPQQTQDFEEQGFIVLEEFFDQTETDRLLLAIDEVGDRIRAEKDLGPDDPYAVRNALAHHEAFLDLIDHPRVLPLVVDAIGWNIQIRTTHLDYRPPYPEDLRGRISGVGKGEDHEAGYRNVGWHPDLASDDLFMAPSLDGRLPFMEVKVFYVLYDMTESDCGNLWLVPGSHRRRPAELFGRENGADPEGAVELRLPIGSAVLWRTAVWHCVGPNLSRKTRKIIHVGYHYRWLRPTDFDVQDPGLIERSSPVRRQLLGALAPKGDAMGPDPDFHPASRYWLSEDKDDVPLREWAREMAGG, encoded by the coding sequence ATGCCCCTCGCAATGACGCCCCAACAAACCCAAGACTTCGAAGAGCAGGGCTTTATCGTTCTCGAGGAGTTCTTTGATCAGACCGAGACCGATCGGCTGCTCTTGGCGATCGACGAGGTCGGGGACCGGATCCGCGCGGAGAAGGACTTGGGACCCGATGATCCATATGCCGTGCGCAACGCCCTGGCGCATCACGAGGCGTTTCTCGACCTCATCGATCACCCGCGCGTGCTGCCCCTGGTGGTGGATGCGATCGGCTGGAACATCCAGATCCGCACCACGCACCTGGACTACCGACCGCCCTATCCCGAGGACCTGAGGGGACGCATTTCGGGCGTCGGCAAGGGCGAAGACCACGAGGCGGGATACCGCAACGTCGGCTGGCATCCCGACCTGGCGAGCGATGACCTGTTCATGGCGCCCTCCCTCGATGGACGCCTACCGTTCATGGAGGTCAAGGTCTTCTACGTGCTCTACGACATGACCGAATCCGATTGCGGCAATCTGTGGCTGGTGCCGGGCAGTCACCGGCGCAGGCCCGCCGAACTGTTTGGAAGGGAGAACGGGGCCGATCCGGAAGGGGCGGTCGAGCTCAGGCTGCCCATCGGCTCGGCCGTGTTGTGGCGCACGGCGGTGTGGCACTGCGTCGGGCCCAACCTCTCGCGGAAGACGCGCAAGATCATACACGTGGGATACCACTACCGCTGGCTTCGGCCGACCGATTTCGACGTGCAGGATCCCGGGCTCATCGAAAGAAGCTCGCCCGTCCGGCGGCAGTTGCTGGGCGCCCTCGCCCCGAAGGGCGACGCGATGGGACCGGACCCGGATTTCCATCCCGCGTCGCGGTACTGGCTGTCGGAAGACAAGGACGATGTGCCGCTCCGCGAATGGGCCCGGGAAATGGCTGGCGGTTAA